Proteins from a genomic interval of Lemur catta isolate mLemCat1 chromosome 17, mLemCat1.pri, whole genome shotgun sequence:
- the FKBP1A gene encoding peptidyl-prolyl cis-trans isomerase FKBP1A: MGVQVETISPGDGRTFPKRGQTCVVHYTGMLEDGKKFDSSRDRNKPFKFMLGKQEVIRGWEEGVAQMSVGQRAKLTISPDYAYGATGHPGIIPPHATLIFDVELLKLE; encoded by the exons ATGGGAGTGCAGGTGGAGACCATCTCCCCCGGGGACG GGCGCACCTTCCCGAAGCGCGGCCAGACCTGCGTGGTGCACTACACCG GGATGCTTGAAGATGGAAAGAAATTTGATTCCTCCCGGGACAGAAACAAGCCCTTTAAGTTTATGCTAGGCAAGCAGGAGGTGATCCGAGGCTGGGAAGAAGGGGTTGCCCAG ATGAGTGTGGGTCAGAGAGCCAAACTGACTATATCTCCAGACTACGCGTATGGCGCTACTGGGCACCCAGGCATCATCCCACCGCATGCTACTCTCATCTTTGACGTGGAGCTTCTGAAACTTGAATGA